TTCCAAGCAGGGTCAGCCTTTGAACTGATCCTTCCAAGCAGGGTCAGCCTGTTCAATCCTTTTCTTTGAAGAATACTTGCTGTTTGTGCTCGGTTACCAAACATATTACCACATGATATGAATAAATTGAATGAAGATGTATTTTCGCAAATGAATTGTAAATTTATTATAAATTATTATCTTACATGATAACCAAACTTTATCTTTACAAAAATAACTTAAAAAACACTACCAATACAAAAACCGTCTTCATTCTTTCCAGCAAAATGACTAGGCAATGGAAAAATGTTTACAAGGTTTCACAAGTACCGGCAGTCGAGCACAACAAAAGTTAAATCAAGTTACTTCTACACAAATCGAACTTGAATAAGAGAATATTTCATAGTGTTCTGATTCGTTTCGGATTGTTACATCTAGATAGGTGCAGTAAGGATTGAGGAAATTATGTATTTGTATTGATAAAACTGATAAAACTTTtcactgaaattttaaaaagaatgCAATTCACATTTTTGAAATCATCTATACATTGATTAACCACTCATTCAAAGTGTGATACATTGTTGAATTACATCAACTTTTCAAGCAAGCGAAGGAAATTGGCCTAAATGCCAATGCTCAGGAATTCAGGTTTGACtttctgcaaagtttgaaaCATTTACCAACTAAGACTAATTCACTAGTACATATAAGAAATATTTACAGTGATATAATCTATTTCATAAAATTTAAACATGAAATAAAACTGCACCCATCTACAGCTATACGCACAAAATTTATTGTAAACATTCAACATACATTCACTATACAGACAGTCATAGTAACAGTCGACAAATTTTACTAGTTTTCCATACAAAAAGACTAATTCACTaattttttcatacaaaaagacACGTTTTTAAAAATGCAATCAGACAAAGAAGAGGCCATGCTAAAAAATATATGCACGATAGCAATATGTGTTTTTAACAAGACAAGGCAATGATATTAGTTTTCAAAATTGAATTGAGCAGCCATTTTGAGATACTTTGAGTTTTACCCTCGCATGATTTGGAATTCATTATGGGAATAAATGATAATGAGAACAGTCCAATTGGTTTGAATATGAGGTCCTTGTCTTCTAACAGGACTCAGATTTTGATGATTCATGATGATTAATTGAGATGAGGCATTTTTTATAATAATATTTCTTTCTTTGTTGATATTCACTCGGCCTCAAGAAATTATATGTCATTATAATGCTTCAGAGTAGACCACATTTATATGAACTAAAGTACATGCTAATcatatgatatgatgataaatatTAGATAATAGTATTTTAAATACAACTTAATGACTTCACAAAAGAATCCTATCATATTATTTCGCATAGCAAACAGGTGAGGATATATGATGATTTAGATAATGCAATTCTATGATAATCTATATAATATCATAATGGGAATAATTGAAGATACAAGGAAAAtttgagaacatttttcattgaaatacaatgtatttactTATTTACTAAAACTTGGATAACAACAAGATTCAGTTGAATTTaatcttttttattttggataactacatgtacattttacaatgaATAGAGTCAACCTTTCCTTCTATTCCTTGTGTCTTCAAATTTAGAAATCATATTGTATAGTACCCAAACAAACAGAAAATCCATGCCAAAACTTAAGTAGAGAAATGCATTATGAATGAGGTTGATGTTTATACAATGAGTATGAACTTATGAATGTATTCTAAATACTGGGTTCCGGGGACGGTGATTTTATAAAAGATGACGATGAAATTGTGAGTGGTGACCAATATATAAGGATCCCTGATCAGATGCAACACCACTCCAAGTTGATAGAATGAAAACTACATATTATCCAGTATTTCAATGCAAAGATTTACAAGTGGTCTGATCAACTTGGCGTGAAATAGAATCCAAATTTTGACATGGTAATGCAAACTGATATGTCCAGTGTTCATCTGCTCTGCAGATAATGATCCGCTCTGCAGATGATGCTATTTTGACAGCGAAAGGCATAACTAAGCCAGGCTTGTCACAGGACTTTACCAAAGGCACTTTGTCCTTGTAAAGTCAAATGCAAGACCGGTAATCATTATATGTAACAAAATGGCAGTTTGTTTCGTTATATAAAAAGCATGGAAGAGCACCTGCATAATTCATGCATATGTTGCCAATAGCATAACCAAAAATAGCCCGCGTTCAACACAGGAGGCATGACATGGCCAATGAGAGACCACAGCATAGGCACTTCAGCCAATAGCGCACCATGTTTTGAAACAATCAAAATTCAAATCGAAAGTCCCTAACAGAAAATACATACTCAAAAATGTTCCAACATGCTCTGATTAAGTTAGCGTTAACTTTTGTGTACATCATATAAAATATATTCTTGCATACGAGTTTCTGATTCCTCTGTGCTAAACCCAAATGCACAATATTACCAATAACACACACATAAGCTGGCATAAAATCAAGACATGAAAAAATTGCACTAGCCGTGGAACATACATATTAAGCAACAGTGCTCTATTTGTGCTTTTCAAGTTCCAAGAGAACTAGATGGATATTTTGGACCAATCTTACTATTCTCAGCCATCAATCTCTGCGTTATTCAGATTCACAGAAGACAAACCACAACAGACATTCACACCCCTAACTAACAGCTACACAGCTTAACTTCACGACATGTGTACAGGAAATTAGAAATATCTTAAGAATTTTAAGGAACTTTTCAAATGAATTAAGCACGCTTGCCAAAAATTATCACAAAAAAGAACTTCTCAAATTTGCACACCACTTTTACACTATTCCTGTCCACAAATCTTACACATAGCCAATAAGACTAAACATACACTAACCATGTGTTCCACTTAACCAGCTGTGTGTGCCATGACATCACTGTCATCTGTGGCCCAAGGTCATTTTCATAAAGTTATCAACAGCCTTCACAGCCGGACAACAAATTTACCAATTGTACCCAAGTACAACTCAAACCAATATCAGTTAACATAATCATAACATGATTAAAGAGTTCATAAAGAGATCAGAGTCGGTGAGTGGAGTTGGTCACCAGGGCTACTGTCACTTGAGTTCCTCTGAACCTGGCTCGCGCATGACATGAGTGGAGTGAGTCCAGTATGACCATCAACCATGGAGTCGAGACCAAAAGTGAAGATGCCATTAGATGGCGTTGTCATCGTCAGACCCAATTCACTACACGTTGGCGTCTCGAGAGTCTTTTTCATGATCGGCAGTGTGTTCGGCCTGTTCATGGAATGATGCTGACCCATGCGCATGTCGTTGGGTTCCGACTTGATGTTGACACGGTCCATCTTCATTGGCTGAACTGGCATTGGTAGGCTTGAAGGGCAAGAGGTAATAAGGTTGGCATTGCATGGATGGGCATCGAGATTGGCCATCTTGCAAAGCGGCTTGTGAGCTTGGAGAAGGAATTCGAGTTGTTCCTTCTGCTGCTGGAGAGACTGAATCTCATTCTCAAGATCGTTCTTCTCGTCTTCGAGCACATCAGTCTCCTGCAAAGACACAAGGGTTACAATTCATTAGTATAATAAACAAAGCATAACTCACATTTTTAATTTGTTAATGTCTAACCCAATTCTTAATCATAGTGCTGTCCGAAATTtaagtttttttatttctggCAATTACGAAAGGTCTTTCAACATGATCACATGATAAACAACAAGTTCAAACCAGTTTCAGCACACCACATGTAAAATGTTAGTCGTCCAGTCCCAAAATAGAAACCCAAAGATCATCCCTTTTACGTCACCTGATTGTTGAATCGATCAACCAAAAACCCTATGACCTTGTTTATTTGCGTCGCATTACAAAACTAGGCCAGGCCATCAAGAACAGCAGACTTTGAATTGAACGCTAATCAACCTCAAGGCACTAAAGTTCTAAACCAATAGACTTTGAACTATCACTGGTACATTAATTGAGGAAGACTTAGAACTTCATATACTTACATCAACGAGACGGTTGGTATGATCGACTCTCCGTTGACGACACTTGGCAGCAGCTACTTTGTTCCTTTCCCTTCTTACTTGGCGGCGGCCGAATTCTTCTGGATTCAACTGAAAAGATGAACCAGGATAGAACTTTTAGAGAGGAAATAATGCTATTTCCATTTAGGGTAATTTGGAGGGTACAAATGCACAAAACAACAAAACTATACACATTTACAACACTTGACCTTCACGTGACCCATGTTAAACTGATCGTAAAAGATTTAGAAATGCACGGTCAGCTGACCAAATCAAATACCGGTAGGTTGTTAGCTTAATCCAATTTATGTCTGGACTTGTCCAGTTTGAGCCAGCTGACAATAGATTTCAATCCACTGGTTTAAAGTTTTTCATTTTCTAGTTTATTCTTCCAAAAAATTCTTATATGTGGCAATGCAGCAGAATTACAACACTTGGCAAAATATTGCATAATGATTAATAACACCAATGATAAAATGCCGCATAATGTTACATAATGAAATTGGTGCTTACTTTGTCATCTTTTCGTCTTGTGGGTGGTCTGCGGCTTGTTGATAGGTACCCTGGGGTGTAGATATCTTCCTCGCTAAGGACAGCAGTTCCACGACTGGTTTTCAGGCGTTTTGATCCACCGGAGGAGGGTGTCCAGTCAGTATCGACACTCGTTTGGCTCCCAGAGTCTGAGAAGTACGGATCAACAATGGGAGGGACAAAACCGCTCTGCATGTGCCTGTCTTGGTGTGAGGTAGTTGGGACCGATTGGAGTTCAATAAACTGCTGCTCAATGTTGGAGAGGGTGGTAGGTGTCAGAGTTGGGGTAGTGGATGTCATTATACCACTGGAGTAATTCGCATAACCATTCTGAAAATATAAGAGAATAACGA
Above is a window of Lineus longissimus chromosome 3, tnLinLong1.2, whole genome shotgun sequence DNA encoding:
- the LOC135484191 gene encoding fos-related antigen 2-like isoform X1, with product MYNRAVTTSDHQMQMDSKYTVADILSSMANGEPVSSSNGYANYSSGIMTSTTPTLTPTTLSNIEQQFIELQSVPTTSHQDRHMQSGFVPPIVDPYFSDSGSQTSVDTDWTPSSGGSKRLKTSRGTAVLSEEDIYTPGYLSTSRRPPTRRKDDKFYPGSSFQLNPEEFGRRQVRRERNKVAAAKCRQRRVDHTNRLVDETDVLEDEKNDLENEIQSLQQQKEQLEFLLQAHKPLCKMANLDAHPCNANLITSCPSSLPMPVQPMKMDRVNIKSEPNDMRMGQHHSMNRPNTLPIMKKTLETPTCSELGLTMTTPSNGIFTFGLDSMVDGHTGLTPLMSCASQVQRNSSDSSPGDQLHSPTLISL
- the LOC135484191 gene encoding fos-related antigen 1-like isoform X2, with the protein product MYNRAVTTSDHQMQMDSKYTVADILSSMANGEPVSSSNGYANYSSGIMTSTTPTLTPTTLSNIEQQFIELQSVPTTSHQDRHMQSGFVPPIVDPYFSDSGSQTSVDTDWTPSSGGSKRLKTSRGTAVLSEEDIYTPGYLSTSRRPPTRRKDDKLNPEEFGRRQVRRERNKVAAAKCRQRRVDHTNRLVDETDVLEDEKNDLENEIQSLQQQKEQLEFLLQAHKPLCKMANLDAHPCNANLITSCPSSLPMPVQPMKMDRVNIKSEPNDMRMGQHHSMNRPNTLPIMKKTLETPTCSELGLTMTTPSNGIFTFGLDSMVDGHTGLTPLMSCASQVQRNSSDSSPGDQLHSPTLISL